In one window of Mytilus trossulus isolate FHL-02 chromosome 7, PNRI_Mtr1.1.1.hap1, whole genome shotgun sequence DNA:
- the LOC134726115 gene encoding ficolin-2-like has translation MYCNFKTDNGNWTVFQKRINGTTDFFRGWEEYENGFGNLEAEFWLGNRKISDITSTGKHELRIDLTDFDGSTGFAKYSTFSVGNASTNYKLTVRGYNGNIGNGLWYNDGMSFTTKDRDNDLDSTDNCSNTRNGAWWYNRCTNVNLNGQYLQRWKYDINGITWYEWKTSFHSMKSSVMMFRKVYLT, from the exons atgtattgtaattttaaaacgGATAACGGAAATTGGACG gtatttcAGAAAAGAATAAACGGTACGACAGACTTTTTCAGAGGATGGGAGGAATATGAAAATGGATTCGGTAATTTGGAGGCAGAATTTTGGCTTG gTAATCGGAAAATAAGTGATATAACGTCGACAGGAAAACATGAATTACGTATAGATCTTACCGATTTCGATGGAAGCACAGGATTTGccaaatattcaacattttctgTCGGAAATGCGTCCACCAATTACAAACTGACAGTTCGTGGATATAATGGGAATATCG GAAATGGTTTATGGTATAATGATGGAATGAGTTTTACTACAAAAGACAGGGATAACGATCTAGATTCCACAGATAACTGTTCAAATACTCGAAATGGAGCCTGGTGGTATAATCGTTGTACCAATGTCAATCTAAACGGACAATATCTACAACGTTGGAAGTATGACATCAATGGTATTACTTGGTACGAATGGAAGACATCATTCCATTCAATGAAATCATCTGTAATGATGTTTAGAAAAGTTTATTTGACATAA